One Paralysiella testudinis genomic window, CGGGCATCGGGCGCCAAATCTTCGCGCAGCAAAATACGCAGGGTAAACCCCGACACCAGCAGCACATGCAATAACACCATCCACATCGCCTATCTCTCCTATTTCATCACCCAGCCGCAATCAGGCTGCCTGAACATTTTTTCACCCTCGCCTGCTTTTTTGCAAGAACGCCAGCCGTATTTTATGGTCTTAGCGCAAATTCTGCGCGAATTGCCACTGTATTGTAAAACGCAAGATATAATGACCGCCGGACTTGAATTGCCGCTGCATAGCGCCATTTAAGCCTCGGATTGTATTTTAAACCACCTTTTAAAGAAGGGAATCTGTATGTTGGGCTTTATTTGGACTGTTATCGTGGGTTTTATCGTGGGCGTGATTGCCAAATTGATTAATCCTGGCAAAGAAAACATGGGCTTTATCCTCACCACCTTGCTCGGCATCGGCGGCTCGCTGCTGGCCGGCTATATCGGCCAAGCCGTGGGTTGGTATCATGCCGGTGAAGGTGCCGGCTTTATCGCCTCGGTGATTGTGGCCTTTTTGATTTTGTTTATCTACGGCAAAGTGGCGAAGAAAAAATAAACCACCTAGCGCACATCAACAAACGGTTTCAGGCTGCCTGAAACCGTTTTTTATTTGGCAACAACCCGCCCGCAATCGGCCAACGCCTGATTGCGGATTTTTGCTGCTCCGTAATCGGGTGTTTTCTGATAGCAATTAAGCGTTTTTATATAACGACTTAATCATGATGACGGCGTATAAATAAGGACATAGCGTGTATCCGCCCCTATCGAAAAGAAAGGACAGCATCATGACTAAAATCGTCAACTCATGGAACGACTTCGACCCGCTCAAGCATGTAATTGTCGGCCGCGCCGACCACAGCTGCATTCCGCCGGAAGAACCCGCCACCTCTGAAAAGGTGCCCATCGACAGCACCATGCGCGGCATGTGGGGACCGCGCCCGCTCGAAACCGTGGAAAAAGCCAATATCCAACTGGATAACTTGGTGAAAGTGCTCACCGAACGCGGTGTGAAAGTAGACCGCCCCGAACCCTTGCAATGGAACCAGCCGGTGATTACCCCCGATTTTCGCACCGGCTCGATGATGACCTGTATGCCGCCGCGCGACACCTTGCTCACCATCGGCAGCGAAATCATCGAAGCGGCCATGTCGTTCCGCTGCCGCTTTTGGGAATACTTGGCTTTCCGCCCCTTGTTGTCGCGTTATTTCAACGAAGACCCGGAATTTTTGTGGTCGCAAGCGCCCAGACCGCGCCTGAGCGACAAATCCTACAAACACAATTATTACGATGAGCGTATTTCCTTGGAAGAACGTTTGGTGCGCACCGCCAATAAAGACTTTGTGACCACCGAAGAAGAGATTCTGTTTGATGCCGCCGACGTGATGCGGGTGGGCAAAGACCTGTTCATCCAACACGGCCTCACCACCAACCGCAAAGCCATGGAGTGGTTCAAACGCAAATATCCGGACATGCGCATCCATGCGGTGAACTTCCCCGGCGACCCCTACCCGATTCACATCGACGCCACCTTTGTGCCGCTGCGCCCGGGTTTGATTATCAACAACCCGCACCGCCGCTTGCCCAAAGAGCAACGGGTGATTTTCGAGAAAAACGGCTGGGAAATCGTGGACGCCGCCCAACCGGCACACACCGAACCGCCTCCGCTGTGCTACAGCTCGGTGTGGTTATCGATGAACTGCTTGGTACTGGATCACAAAACCGTGATTGTGGAAGCTTCGGAAGTGCACCAGCTGGAGCAAATGGACAAACTGGGCATGAACGTGATTCCGGTGGCGTTCCGCGATGCTTACGCTTTTGGTGGCGGCCTGCATTGCGCCACAGCGGATGTGTATCGCGAAGGCACTTGTCAGGACTACTTCCCCAAACAGGATTTTGACGACGTTACCCGCGTATAACTGCGCTTGATGTTCCCAATATCCTAAACAAGAGGTCTTGCCTGACGCGGTAAGACCTCTTTTTGATGCAACCCTTCATACGGAGCACAACCATGCGTGATGCACCCGCCCCGGTGCCGATCAGCAAGAAGGTCGGCTATACCAATGCTTTTATCGCCGCCACCCTAATGGGCTTTGTGGGCTTTTTTGCCCGCCACATCAATGCCCAGGGCGACTTTATCGCTTTTTCGAGAATGATGTGCGGCGCGATTCTGTTTTTACTGATTCTGGCGGCCAAAGGTCGGCTGTGGGAGCTGAAATCGTACAAAATCTCTTGGAGCATGATTGCCAGCGGCTTTTTTATGGGCAACTGCCTGTCTGCCTATATTGCCGCCACCCAATACACCTCCATTGCCAATGCGGTGTTTTTCATCTACATCGGCCCGATTATTTCCACCTTGCTGGCGATTATTTTCCTGAAAGAAAGCATGAAGGCCAGCACTTGGTTTGCCATTGCCGCGGTGTTTATCGGCATGTTGCTGATTGTCGGCCTGATTAAGGTAGACGCCAACGGCATCCACTTTGGCATGGAGTTCTCGCAAAAAACCTTTATCGGCGACATGCTGGCATTGTATTCGGGCGTGGGCTACGGCCTATTCCTGTTTTTTGGCCGTTACCGCACCGATGTACCGGGTGAAACCCGTGCATTCTGGAACTTTGTGTTCGCCCTAATCGGCATCACCTGCTTGTTCCTGTTTACCAAACCCACCATCGCACAGATGACGTCTACCGACTGGATGTGGTGGATTGCCATCGGCTTGGTCTGCGGTTTCGGTGCCTTGGGTACTTGCACCATCGCCACCCGCCACCTGAAAGCAGTGGAATTCGCCTGTGTTTCCTATTGGGAATGCGTGGTGGCACCGGTGTTTGTGGGCTGGATGATTTACAACGAAGTGATGACACCAATCCAGATTATCGGCGGCATATTGATTATTGTGGGCGGCATGAGCGAGATGCTGATGAGCACGCTTAAAAAAGCATTTGCAAACCAAGCCGTCTGAATGGAACCAACCGACACCATGGGTGGAGAAATCAGCCCGTTTTCTCCACCCGCGGCCATCAACCATACCATACCGTCATTGCCTATCCGGCAGCATGGGGCAATGCGCAGGCTTTCAGGCAGCCTTGATTGCAATAGGCCTTTATTGCACTGGGGTAGTAGGGTGCGCCCTGCGCACCGCTTGGGCTTAAAGCACAGTGGGCTGGTGCGCGTGGCGCACCCTACATACACAGCTTGGGATGGATTGATTTTCTTCAGGCTACCTGAAAATAAATAAACACCCATTGCAACAACACCGTCTGCCAGGGAGAATCCTATGCACACAAACCCGATACCCTCCACCCCCACACCCGGCAGTGCCCCACTGCTCACGGATCAACAAGCTTTACGGCGCGCCACCGTGGCCAGCTTTATCGGCAATTTTGTCGAATGGTTCGATTATGCCGCCTACGGCTATCTGGCCGCGGTGATTGCGGTGGTGTTTTTTCCGGAAACCGACAAAACCACCGGCCTATTGGCCGCCTTTGCGGTATTTGCCGTGTCTTTTGTAATCCGCCCCATCGGCGGCATTGTTTGGGGACATTGGGGCGACAAATTCGGGCGCCGCAGCGCCTTGTCTTTGTCGATTCTGATTATGTCTGGCGCCACCTTTCTGATTGCCTTTTTGCCCAGCTATGAGCAAGTGGGGGTATTGTCGCCCTTATTGCTGTTGCTGGTACGGCTGGTGCAAGGCTTTTCCGCTTCCGGCGAATACGCCGGTGCCTCGGCGTTTCTGGCCGAATACGCACCCAAAAACCAACGCGGATTTTATACCAGCATGGTACCGGCCAGCACCGCCGCCGGCTTGCTGCTCGGCTCGCTGATGGTCACACTGCTGCACGCCACACTCACGCCAGAGCAAATGCACCAATGGGGCTGGCGGCTGCCGTTTTTGCTGGCCGCCCCTTTCGGCCTGATTGGGCGCTACATCCGTTTGCATTTGCAAGACACACCCAAATTCCGGGAAATGGAAGGCCGCTTGGCGGAAAAAGAAAAAGACACTGCTTTGCCCATCCGCCAATTGCTCACCACCTATCGTAAAAAAGTGCTGATTGCCTGCGGCGTAGTGTGCCTGAATGCGGTGGCTTTTTACATGATGCTCAGCTATATGCCCACTTATTTGTCGGTTGAATTAAACGTATCCGAAACGCTGTCGTTTATTTCATCCAGTATTGCCTTGGCGGCCTATATCGGCTTTGTGTTCTTTATGGGTTATTTGTCGGACCACCATGGCCGCAAAACCATGCTGGTGTCGGCATCGGTGTTGTTTATTGTGCTGGCCGTGCCGCTGTTCCAGATATTGGGGCACGGGCACTTTTGGGCCATTGTGTTGGTACAAATCGTGTTTGGCGCCTTGCTGGCCATGAACGACGGCACCCTGCCCAGCTTTCTGGCGGAGATTTTCCCCACCCCAGTGCGTTACAGCGGCTTTGCCTTGAGCTTTAATACCGGTAATGCGCTGATGGGCGGCACCGCGCCCTTAGTGTCAACCTGGCTAATCAGCCTGACCGGCAACAAATTGGCGCCAGCTTGGTATCTGATGGCCATTGCCCTACTGGCCTTGGTGGCGATGTTGCTAAGCCATGAAACGTTCCGCGAGGAATTGCCGGATTGATGCCGCCCGCGCCGGAATGACGGCTGCGCACCTTTTCAGCGATATAAACGCATTCTACAAAGCCTTAAACCTTAAGCTGCCTGAAAACATCAGCCTAAACGCAGTTTCAGGCAGCCTTATCTTGGCACCCATCAGGCCTTGCTGTGGCTTAAGCGGTATTCGCCCGGAGTGGTTTTTTTAATGCGCTTAAAAGTGGTGAGCAAATGAGAGGCAGAATTGAAATTGAGACGTTCGGCAATTTCCTGCAAACTCAAATCGGTGGTTTTAAGTAAATAACAGGTGGCCTCTATTTTCTTGCTCAAAATATAGGAATGAAACGGTTTGCCAAAAAAATGCTTGAATTTCTGGTTAAAATTAGAAACCGACAAATGGGTGAGCGCCGCCACTTCGGCAATCGGCACAGTATCATTGAGGTGCTGGCCGATGAATTCTTCCACAATCAGACAAAATTCGATTTCCCGTGAACGTGTCGGCACCGGCTGGCCCGCGGCCAAGATATCAAACTCGCTTGAGCGCGACAAGGTATCCAGAATGTCAAACACCGCCAACATATGGCGCATACTGAACACATTTTGCAAATCCGGCCAGATCTGGCGGATATAGGCGGCCGCTTCGCCATAAAACAGCAAGCCGGAACTGCCCTTCCCCATTAAACGGTTAATCCGCCGAAAATACGGCGTACCGGTAAATTCGGCACCCAAACGGTTTAGATGGATCGACAACGCGTCTACCCGGCTGGTTTCGGTGTGCAGCAGCTGGTACAACACAAAAGGCGACAAAAACAACACACTGCCGGTATCCAAACGATGGCGCTGCTGCTGTCCCAACACAATGTGGGTGCCTTCGGCCTGAGGCAGCAGCAATTGGCTGTAGGGATGGAAATGGGCATTGTGGTGCACCACCCGTTCCTTTTTATTAAAAAAAACAAAATCCGGTGTAGGATCGAAGGTGTAATTCATCGGCAAGGTTTCTCCAAAGATCCAAGGGCAAAAAACATGGCTGATGCAGGCTTGAGCGTCTATTTTTAGCACAACTTAAGCCTGCGCTTAGCACCAGCCACTCAACACCATAATGGAGGAACGGCTTGCCGCCGCTCTGATGTACATCAAAAAACCCGCCGAATTTTGACTTCCCCAGTCCGTAGCATGATGGGAACAAATTGGCGGGCATGATTTGAGATGGGGAAGGAAACAGATCGAAAATCAAAAAACGGTTTTAGGCTGCCTAAAACAACGTTTTTATCTACACGACCCCGCATTCAATTAGGTTTTTGAAATCGCCGTACAAAAAATGATGGATGCCGGTGTGCAAATCAGCAATTTGATCCGCGCTCTCGGATTTGACTCTGTTTTGGACAGTTTCAAAAAATCATGATCAGTCAGCTGGTGTTTGCGGGGCGTTAGTTTGGGCATGGTGGTGTTTGGGGTGTTTGGGCTTGGGTTTTATTGTATTTTATTTTTTAGAATTGGTATTATTTGATTTTCCTGATGGCACTTTTCACGCGCCGATACCAGCGCCGTTGTTCGGCCGGTGGCGGCAAGGTGTCGTCGGCGTAGACGTAGCGGATATAGTCATCCAGCAGGGTTTGCAGCGGGGCGCTGAGTTGTTGGTGTGCGGCCAAGAGTTGCTGCAATTCCAAGGGGCCGATGGCGGCTATTTCTTCGCTATCGGCATCCAGCAAGGCGCTTTTAAGCAGCATAAAGCCGTCGGCCAGCGGCTGGCGGTTGCGCCGTTGCTGGCGCCGCCACCACCAAAGCAGCGGCAATACGGCGGCGCTGCCGCCCAACAGCAGCAAGATGCCCACGCTGCCGAGGCTCACGCGCCCCAAGCCTAGGCGCTGAAACAGGTTTTGCTGGCGGTTGGCGTCAAAATTCACCACCCATTGCTGCCAATAAAACTGGCTGCTTTGGCCGATGCCGTAAAGCCAGCTGTTTTGCGGCATAAAAGCGCCGCGTTGGCCGGGCGGCAAGGCCGAGACCACGCCGCCGCTGGCACGCACTTCGGCCACGGCGGTGGTGGGGTCTACCCGCAGCCAGGCGTTTTCGGAAGCCAGCCACACTTCCGCCCACGCATGGGCGTCTTTACTGCGCACTTGCCAGAATTGCCCTTGCGGGTTGTATTCGCCGCCCAGATAGCCGGTGACGATGCGGGCGGGCACATCGGCGGCACGCATTAAGTTCACAAAGGCATTGGCGTAGTCTTCGCAAAAGCCTTCGCGCCCTTGAAACAAGAAATAATCGGTGCTGTCGGCGCCTTGATTGCGCAGCGGCTGCAAAGTATAAACAAAGCCTTCGCGGCGGAAATAAGCCAAGGCTTGGTTAACCAAGGTTTTGTCGTCGTTGCTGCGCAAGCGCAGTTGGCGTGCCAGCGCACGGGTTTGTGGGTTGGCTTGTGCGGGCAGGCGGGTGTAATAGGCGCGCTCGCCTTCATTCAGTGTTTGCCCCAAATAAGGGTTTATGGTGGCTTGCAAAGCCACGCGGCGCAGACCTTCGCGGCTGCGGTTTACCCGCACCACGGCGCCCAAGCGCATACTGAGGCCGTTGCTGTCGGTATGGATGGGGTAATCGAGCGCGGGAATGCGCCCTTCTTCATCACGGATAATCAGCTGATAATCCACCACCGGTGCGGCGGGTGCGGCCACGGCACGGGCATCGTCGATATAGCGCTCGTCCATGGCGCGCCATTGGCTGCCGTCGAAATCGGCCATCACCATCACCCGCCAATAAAGGTTTTGCGGCAACGGGGTGTAGCCGTTGGCAAAGGTGGCGTTAAAAGCCGGCTCGTTGCTTTGCACCAAGTCGCTGATGCTGCCGGGGCGCATGGTGTCGGACAAGCCGGTGCTGGCCTGATTGGGATTGTGCTGCGGAATGCGCCACAAGGGCTCGGCCACACGCGGCACCGCCACAAACAGCACCGCCGCCAGCGGCAAGGCCAGTGCCAGCGCCTGCGCGCTTTGGCGCACGGCATCGCCCGGTTTCAGGCCGCCCAATAGCGCCATATCGGCGCTGAGCAGCATCAACCCCAGCAGCAGCCACACGGCCATCAGCACGTTTTGGTTGAACAGCACCGCGCCGCCCATCACCACCAACATCGCCAGCAACAACACTTGCCAGTCGCGCAGGCCGCGCCCTTCGTAGGCTTTGAGCACGGTGAGCAGCAGTAAAAACGCCACCCCGCCCTCGCGCCCGATAACGGTGCCGATTTGCTGCCACACCACCACCACGGCCACCGCCAGCAGCAACACCAGCCACAGCCATGATAAAGGCTTGATGTTCAGCGCCCACAAGGCCATGCGCAGCAGCCACAATACGCCAAACAGCGCAATCACCCCCGGCGGCAGCGACCACAACAAAGGCAGCGCCACCCATAATAAGGTAAGCAGCAACGCCAATTGCACTTGGCGCGGCGGCTCTTGACGTAAAAAAGCAGGATTAGCCAGCCACATCACCATAGCCCCAATGCGGTTAAACACAAGGTGCGCTGGCCGTTGCACGGCGCAATGGTTTGCTGCGGCAATTCCAGCGTATAAGCGTGGTGTTGCTGCTCGGCCTGCAACACGCGGTGGCACAATAGCCCGGCCAATTGTTCTTTGGGTGTGTGCGGCGGGTAGTCGCGATAAGAAATCCAGTCTTGGCGGATGCTGGCCACACCGTCTTCAAAGCGTTTGTCGAGCAGCTGGCCGGTTTTGGCAAACTGCTTCCACGCCACATGCTGTAAAGAAGCGCCGGGGTCGTGCTCTTGCAAATAAGCCAAATCATCGCCGCTGGCCACGGTGCGGCGGTGGCGGCTGGCGGTGTCGCCGCGGTGTGCCGGTGCAGGCAGCTCGTGGGCGATGGGCGCCGGATACACCACCGCATTGCCGTTGTATTGCCACAGCGATTCGGCCAACACCACCCCAAACGGTGCCATACTTACACAACGCAACGGCGGCACCAGCAAAAAGCCGCGCGGCTGCGGCGGCAGCACCCAATTCAGCGGCGTATCGGCAGCGGCGGCCAGCGGCCACGGCTGCCAATCGTCGGCGCGTTCGGGCTGGTGCTGGCCCAGCCGCAACCACAGCCAGCGCCGATAGCGCCCGCGCATACCGGCGCGCAACACCACCACCGGCGCTTCACCGGCAAAGCATTCGCTTTCGGTGTCGGCCTGTATCGATAAGCCCAGCAATTGCCGCCAGCACATCAACACGCCCGCCAGCAGCACACCCAACAGCCAAAACACCAGCACATAAGCCACGTTGACCTGATAATTCACCGCCATCACCCACAGCAACAGGCACACCAACAACAGCCCCCAGCCCAAACGGGTGGGCCGGCTGCGGATAAACCGCCAGCCCAGGCCTTGGCTGCCGTCTGCCGCCAAGGGCGGCGGCGGATTAGCCCACGGCCACATGCGCCAGCATCTCCGTGAGTACATCGGCACTGTGGCTTTGTGCCTGCAAAGCCTGCACCCGGTGCGCCGCCACCGCCACCCACACGGCTTTAATGTCTTCAGGCAGCACATGGGCGCGCCCTTCGATAAATGCCCACGCTTTGGCCGCGGCCACCACCGCCAAACCGGCACGCGGGCTTAAGCCCACGGCAAAGCGCCCCGGCGCACGCGTGGCCTGCACCAATCGGTAAACGTATTGCACCGCCGCTGCCGACAGCTTGATTTCGGCCACCTGCTGCTGCCATTGCAACAGCGTTTCCGCATCGGTGGCGGCTTGCAGCTTGGGCAACAAGCGGCGGCGGTCGCCGCCGGCATACAGTTGTAGCTCGGCTTCAGCGGTAGGGTAGCCCATGCTTAAGCGCATCATAAAGCGGTCGAGCTGCGATTCGGGCAGCGCAAACGTGCCCAATTGCTCGCCGGGGTTTTGCGTGGCCACCACCAAAAACGGCTTGGGCAAGGCGTAGGTTTTGCCGTCGATCGACACTTGGCGCTCTTCCATCGCCTCCAACAGCGCCGATTGCAGCTTGGGCGAGGCACGGTTGATTTCGTCGGCCAGCAAAAACGAATGGAACACCGGCCCCGGGTGAAACACAAAACGCCCGTCGTTGGGCTGAAATACATTCACCCCCAGCAAATCCGAAGGCAGCATGTCGTTGGTGAACTG contains:
- a CDS encoding DUF58 domain-containing protein translates to MWPWANPPPPLAADGSQGLGWRFIRSRPTRLGWGLLLVCLLLWVMAVNYQVNVAYVLVFWLLGVLLAGVLMCWRQLLGLSIQADTESECFAGEAPVVVLRAGMRGRYRRWLWLRLGQHQPERADDWQPWPLAAAADTPLNWVLPPQPRGFLLVPPLRCVSMAPFGVVLAESLWQYNGNAVVYPAPIAHELPAPAHRGDTASRHRRTVASGDDLAYLQEHDPGASLQHVAWKQFAKTGQLLDKRFEDGVASIRQDWISYRDYPPHTPKEQLAGLLCHRVLQAEQQHHAYTLELPQQTIAPCNGQRTLCLTALGLW
- a CDS encoding MFS transporter, whose protein sequence is MHTNPIPSTPTPGSAPLLTDQQALRRATVASFIGNFVEWFDYAAYGYLAAVIAVVFFPETDKTTGLLAAFAVFAVSFVIRPIGGIVWGHWGDKFGRRSALSLSILIMSGATFLIAFLPSYEQVGVLSPLLLLLVRLVQGFSASGEYAGASAFLAEYAPKNQRGFYTSMVPASTAAGLLLGSLMVTLLHATLTPEQMHQWGWRLPFLLAAPFGLIGRYIRLHLQDTPKFREMEGRLAEKEKDTALPIRQLLTTYRKKVLIACGVVCLNAVAFYMMLSYMPTYLSVELNVSETLSFISSSIALAAYIGFVFFMGYLSDHHGRKTMLVSASVLFIVLAVPLFQILGHGHFWAIVLVQIVFGALLAMNDGTLPSFLAEIFPTPVRYSGFALSFNTGNALMGGTAPLVSTWLISLTGNKLAPAWYLMAIALLALVAMLLSHETFREELPD
- a CDS encoding helix-turn-helix transcriptional regulator, translated to MHHNAHFHPYSQLLLPQAEGTHIVLGQQQRHRLDTGSVLFLSPFVLYQLLHTETSRVDALSIHLNRLGAEFTGTPYFRRINRLMGKGSSGLLFYGEAAAYIRQIWPDLQNVFSMRHMLAVFDILDTLSRSSEFDILAAGQPVPTRSREIEFCLIVEEFIGQHLNDTVPIAEVAALTHLSVSNFNQKFKHFFGKPFHSYILSKKIEATCYLLKTTDLSLQEIAERLNFNSASHLLTTFKRIKKTTPGEYRLSHSKA
- a CDS encoding GlsB/YeaQ/YmgE family stress response membrane protein yields the protein MLGFIWTVIVGFIVGVIAKLINPGKENMGFILTTLLGIGGSLLAGYIGQAVGWYHAGEGAGFIASVIVAFLILFIYGKVAKKK
- a CDS encoding AAA family ATPase, which translates into the protein MNPQLSLIFKQLNALILGKEAVMKQLLACVLARGHVLLEDVPGVGKTTLAHGVATVLGLNYRRVQFTNDMLPSDLLGVNVFQPNDGRFVFHPGPVFHSFLLADEINRASPKLQSALLEAMEERQVSIDGKTYALPKPFLVVATQNPGEQLGTFALPESQLDRFMMRLSMGYPTAEAELQLYAGGDRRRLLPKLQAATDAETLLQWQQQVAEIKLSAAAVQYVYRLVQATRAPGRFAVGLSPRAGLAVVAAAKAWAFIEGRAHVLPEDIKAVWVAVAAHRVQALQAQSHSADVLTEMLAHVAVG
- a CDS encoding serine/threonine protein kinase; this encodes MTKIVNSWNDFDPLKHVIVGRADHSCIPPEEPATSEKVPIDSTMRGMWGPRPLETVEKANIQLDNLVKVLTERGVKVDRPEPLQWNQPVITPDFRTGSMMTCMPPRDTLLTIGSEIIEAAMSFRCRFWEYLAFRPLLSRYFNEDPEFLWSQAPRPRLSDKSYKHNYYDERISLEERLVRTANKDFVTTEEEILFDAADVMRVGKDLFIQHGLTTNRKAMEWFKRKYPDMRIHAVNFPGDPYPIHIDATFVPLRPGLIINNPHRRLPKEQRVIFEKNGWEIVDAAQPAHTEPPPLCYSSVWLSMNCLVLDHKTVIVEASEVHQLEQMDKLGMNVIPVAFRDAYAFGGGLHCATADVYREGTCQDYFPKQDFDDVTRV
- a CDS encoding DMT family transporter gives rise to the protein MRDAPAPVPISKKVGYTNAFIAATLMGFVGFFARHINAQGDFIAFSRMMCGAILFLLILAAKGRLWELKSYKISWSMIASGFFMGNCLSAYIAATQYTSIANAVFFIYIGPIISTLLAIIFLKESMKASTWFAIAAVFIGMLLIVGLIKVDANGIHFGMEFSQKTFIGDMLALYSGVGYGLFLFFGRYRTDVPGETRAFWNFVFALIGITCLFLFTKPTIAQMTSTDWMWWIAIGLVCGFGALGTCTIATRHLKAVEFACVSYWECVVAPVFVGWMIYNEVMTPIQIIGGILIIVGGMSEMLMSTLKKAFANQAV
- a CDS encoding transglutaminase family protein, with the translated sequence MFNRIGAMVMWLANPAFLRQEPPRQVQLALLLTLLWVALPLLWSLPPGVIALFGVLWLLRMALWALNIKPLSWLWLVLLLAVAVVVVWQQIGTVIGREGGVAFLLLLTVLKAYEGRGLRDWQVLLLAMLVVMGGAVLFNQNVLMAVWLLLGLMLLSADMALLGGLKPGDAVRQSAQALALALPLAAVLFVAVPRVAEPLWRIPQHNPNQASTGLSDTMRPGSISDLVQSNEPAFNATFANGYTPLPQNLYWRVMVMADFDGSQWRAMDERYIDDARAVAAPAAPVVDYQLIIRDEEGRIPALDYPIHTDSNGLSMRLGAVVRVNRSREGLRRVALQATINPYLGQTLNEGERAYYTRLPAQANPQTRALARQLRLRSNDDKTLVNQALAYFRREGFVYTLQPLRNQGADSTDYFLFQGREGFCEDYANAFVNLMRAADVPARIVTGYLGGEYNPQGQFWQVRSKDAHAWAEVWLASENAWLRVDPTTAVAEVRASGGVVSALPPGQRGAFMPQNSWLYGIGQSSQFYWQQWVVNFDANRQQNLFQRLGLGRVSLGSVGILLLLGGSAAVLPLLWWWRRQQRRNRQPLADGFMLLKSALLDADSEEIAAIGPLELQQLLAAHQQLSAPLQTLLDDYIRYVYADDTLPPPAEQRRWYRRVKSAIRKIK